One Actinomycetota bacterium genomic window, CCGTGGCCTCGCCGTAGCTGGTGACGTAGATGCGGTTGGTGGCCGGATTGGCTGCGATGCCGGCTGGATATCCAGGCACTGCGAACGTCTTCAAGAGCGTCGGATCTGCCGCTTCCGCGGGTGCATGAAATCCATACACGGTTAACAAAGCGCTTGCCAGAACCATTGCTGTCACTGCTCGCATGACCCGCATTGCGACCTCCTTGCCCCAGCCGGAAACTCCTGTCGTCCCAGGGTGTCCCGGGGCCGCTGCCCGTCCCATCCCCGGACAGATGACAGTTGGCTCGCCTGGAGGTCAGGTTCCTGTAACCGGATTCCTGACCTTGCCCGGGCGCCCGCGACGATTTCCGTTCGCCAGCGCGCGGCTAGACTCGACCACGGGGCACGCATGGACGCGTATCTAGAGGTGTGGCGGCCGGAGGGCCGGGAGAGAGTAGTTCTGGACTCCGATCGCGTCACTCTCGGGTCCGGTCCGGACAACGGGATCGTCCTGGAGGACAGGAAGGTGTCCGGACTCCACGCCGTCGTGGAGAAATTCGCCGCCGGATGGTGCGTCCGGGACCTCGGCTCCCGAAACGGGACATTCGTCAACGGCGAGCGGCTGTTCGGCGACAGGCGGCTTCGCCACGGCGACGAGATCGTGGTGGGCCGCACCCGGCTGTTCCTGATCTCCCCGGGGGCCGAGCCCGACGACACGGAGGTCGAGACCCGTCCTCCCGAGCTCACGCGACGGGAGCGCGACGTGCTTCGCGCCCTG contains:
- a CDS encoding FHA domain-containing protein codes for the protein MDAYLEVWRPEGRERVVLDSDRVTLGSGPDNGIVLEDRKVSGLHAVVEKFAAGWCVRDLGSRNGTFVNGERLFGDRRLRHGDEIVVGRTRLFLISPGAEPDDTEVETRPPELTRRERDVLRALCRPLLTGDLFTEPASIKAIAEELTVTEGAVKQHLLRLYDKFSVAATEGARRIRLANEAVRSGAVSVSDLRNS